The Myroides phaeus DNA segment TTTCTGAGCTTTTTGATATAGTTTTTCACAGTAGTCTTCAATTAAGACGTCTGCTCTGTATCTTTTTTTACTGTCTTTGTTGTCAATTAATGGGTCGTTAAACGCGTCAACGTGACCAGAGGCTTTCCAAGTGGTTGGATGCATAAAGATTGAGGCATCTATTCCTACAATATTTTCGTGCATTTGTACCATTGATTTCCACCAGTACTCGCGAATGTTTCTTTTTAACTCCACACCGTTTTGAGCGTAGTCATATACTGCGCTTAAACCATCGTATATTTCGCTTGATGGAAAGATATAACCATACTCTTTAGCGTGCGAAATAACGTTCTTAAAAATATCATCTTGTTTTGCCATAATGCAAAAGTAATAAAAGACTTTAAGATAAGAAACCTCAAAAAGGCCATTTTACAATGAAACTTCTAAAGTTTATTAATCTTTTGTCATTAAAGTTATTATTTGTTCTTTTTTGGCTTGTTATAAGCTCTTAAAATGCGTTCAGTATTTTCAATGTGTCCCCACATATTCCAATCGTCGTGTCCCGGAATTATCGTGTCAGGAAAAGGAAATTTATTTTTCACTTTTGCAATTGTTGCTGGCCATTCTTGTGTATTTGCATCTCCAATAAAACCAAGGTCTGTTGCTTCTGCACTTTTTACAAGGCACCCTCCGTATAAAACAGATTCGTTGGGAAACCAAATAACGACATTGTCTTTGGTGTGTCCTTCACCTAAAAAGTGAACAGAAAATTCTTCTCCTGCTATGTTGAAATCTTTTTCATTGCCAAAAGTTTCCTGTGCTATAGGTTCGTTTTTACTTTGTAAGATTTCATTTGTTAGTTCATAAGCATACGTTTTTGCTCCTAATGCTTCAAAGTATGCTAAACCACCAGCTCTATCTTCGTGAAAATGCGTTACGATTACTGTATTGATTTCCTTGTTGTGATTTTCTTTGACATATTCTACAAGGGGAGTAAACTGCGTTTTATCCCAAGGCGTATCAATTAAAATAACACCTTCGTCAGTTAAGACATACATTCCATTTGCAGCGTACAAGGTACCATTAATTTCTTGGAAAGTAGTGTACACATACATCTGTTCGTTTAGTCTGTTTATTTTTAAGTCTTGAGATTGACTATAAGCAAAAAAGCTACTGAATACAGTAGCAATTAAGATAAATGATTTTCTAAGCATTAATTAGTTTGTTATGTAAGGGAAGGATAGGTTTACACCCATCCTTTTTTTCTGAAGTCTTTTAAAGTTGCTGTAAATCTTGTCATTTCTTCTGGTGTTCCAAGTGAAACACGACTCCATTGTGTCAAAGGAGGGAATGGGCGACCTACTAATATACCTGCTTCTTCCATACGTTCCATATATTTTTGAGGATCACCAGTTATTTTGTGAAATACAAAGTTTCCTTGGCTTGGTAAATATTCTAAACCTAAAGCGTCTAAGGTAGAAGTGGTAATAGCTAATGAGTTTGAATTCATTGCAATACTATCAGCTAAGAACTGCTTATCTTTTAAAGAGGCAATACCAGCTACAGCTGCTGTAATATTTATGTTTAAAATAGACATAAAAGTCACTAATTCTTGAGTCAGTTTTTCTGTTGCTAAACCATAACCAACACGCATTCCAGCCATTGCAAATATCTTAGAGAATGTACGTAATACGATTACGTTATCCATTCCTTCTTGTACAAATTGAGTTCCACTTACAAATGAAGGGTCAGTGATGTATTCTGCATACGCTTCATCAACCATAAAGAAGGTTTTATCTGCATTAGCTGTTTTTACCCATTTTTCAATTGATGCACTTGAAGTTAATGTTCCTGTTGGGTTGTTAGGGTTACATAAATAACAGATAGATAGTCCATCAAAGTTATCTGCAGCCTGTTTCATTTTGTCAAGATCCATTTCATACTTTTCATTCAAAGGAACCATTACTACTGGTATTCCAATACCCTCAGCGTGGTCTGCTGCTAAAAAGAAAGTAGGGTTTGGCGTGATAAATTGAATCTTTTGCCCTTTTTGTAATGCTTGAATACCTAATTTGTTGATAATAGCACGAATTACATCAGAAGAACCTACACCAAGTGTTACTTGAGAAGTTTTCATCTGGTAAGAGTCTGCAATGGTTTGTTGTAGCTCTTCAATATAAGCATCCGGATATCGATTAGCAGAAGGGATAATATCTATAATTGCTTGTTGTGCTTTTTTAGAAAGGCCTAAGCTATTCTCATTGTAATGTAGATACAATGGTGTTTTATCAACAGTTGTTGGTAAGCCTAATTCAGCAATTGATTCTAATGTTTGTGTTGCAGCTAACCCTCTTGTGAAGATTGCTCCTGCAAATAATGTCCCCGACAACTTTAGTATGTCTCTTCTGTTCATCGTAATTATGTTTTATTGGTTTTTTTACTTTATTGTTTTTTAGGCAATTGCTAAAAATGGAAAGTAATCCTTGAGTGAAGTATAAAAATAGAATAATATTGATTAAAAATGATGTAATCTTAAAAAAAATATAATTTTTTTCTATAAAAGGGATGAAAAGTGTTTTTGTAAAATAGTTGTTTTTAAAAGTATAATAGTTGAATTTTATTTAAAACAAATTGATATAGTGTGAGTTAAATAAATTATTTTTGAATAGTAATTACGTTATATGAAAAAAAGAAGCATAATTTATATTGTTGTATTCATTTTCTTTGGAGTGACTACCTCTTGTGAGGAAATTGACTTTTGGAGGAAAGATTGTTATAACCCAACGAAGGTAAGTCAGAGTGAGGTAAGTTTTGAAAATTATGGAGGAGAGGTTTATATTGATGTAACGCCACAACCTTTTCTTCTTTATAAAGATAATCCTCTTAATGATGGTTCAGGAATAGTACTTAGCGA contains these protein-coding regions:
- the bla gene encoding BlaB/IND/MUS family subclass B1 metallo-beta-lactamase, which gives rise to MLRKSFILIATVFSSFFAYSQSQDLKINRLNEQMYVYTTFQEINGTLYAANGMYVLTDEGVILIDTPWDKTQFTPLVEYVKENHNKEINTVIVTHFHEDRAGGLAYFEALGAKTYAYELTNEILQSKNEPIAQETFGNEKDFNIAGEEFSVHFLGEGHTKDNVVIWFPNESVLYGGCLVKSAEATDLGFIGDANTQEWPATIAKVKNKFPFPDTIIPGHDDWNMWGHIENTERILRAYNKPKKNK
- a CDS encoding pyridoxal phosphate-dependent aminotransferase, with translation MNRRDILKLSGTLFAGAIFTRGLAATQTLESIAELGLPTTVDKTPLYLHYNENSLGLSKKAQQAIIDIIPSANRYPDAYIEELQQTIADSYQMKTSQVTLGVGSSDVIRAIINKLGIQALQKGQKIQFITPNPTFFLAADHAEGIGIPVVMVPLNEKYEMDLDKMKQAADNFDGLSICYLCNPNNPTGTLTSSASIEKWVKTANADKTFFMVDEAYAEYITDPSFVSGTQFVQEGMDNVIVLRTFSKIFAMAGMRVGYGLATEKLTQELVTFMSILNINITAAVAGIASLKDKQFLADSIAMNSNSLAITTSTLDALGLEYLPSQGNFVFHKITGDPQKYMERMEEAGILVGRPFPPLTQWSRVSLGTPEEMTRFTATLKDFRKKGWV